A region from the Nostoc sp. HK-01 genome encodes:
- a CDS encoding AMP-dependent synthetase and ligase produces MPESTTDLPENCQEVSIIKCSTLVDVLRHRSSQQANIQAFTFLQDGETQIATLTYQELDRQSCAIASQLQTLGLSGERALLLYPPGIDYLPAFFGCLYAKVVAVPAYPPRNQRNTPRILAIIKDAQPKVILTTTAILAQLQSLLADKFAIDNIHWFTTDNLAPDVEQAWQEPKINIDTLAFLQYTSGSTGTPKGVMLSHGNLLHNAEVTRQYMEHTSRSKFITWLPVYHDMGLIGGVLQPLYSGFPCIMMPPAAFLQKPYRWLQAISHYRGTTSGAPNFAYELCIEKITPEQRSTLDLSSWNVAFNGAEPIRHETLEKFATTFAECGFCPEAFYPCYGMAEATLMVSGSVKSALVRSLSLQKSDLEGNHVIDAVTNTDSSTTLVSCGRVVPQQQIVIANPETLTSCDPDEVGEIWVSGPSIGHGYWNCPEETEQTFHAYLQDTKEGPFLRTGDLGFLHNGELFITGRAKDLIIIRGRNLYPQDIELTAERSHPSLRSGSNAAFAIEVDNEERLVVVQELEFRAKPNLEEVTRAIRQAVAQEHDVQVYAVVLIKAGTIPKTSSGKIQRRSCQAELLADKLQVVNQSILDSSEDLDKTSLIKNDNSLTAYLQELIAKALKIPVHKLPLQQPLTTLGIDSLIAFDIKNAIEVDFRVSVSINDLLQDASIEYLAQQIVAEAKDIIPKQLELKPISREGQLPLCLAQERLWFLEQLEPGNPFYNVAIAIQLNGTLNITILQQSLNAIVQRHESLRTSFTSVAGQPVPIIHPCVDVQLAIEDCTIWKSIEILIQEEAQKPFDLSQAPLLRAKLLCLSANQHLLLLTTHHIISDGWSVGVLIQELATVYQAFIEGKAFPLAELPIQYADFAYWQRQWLQQEVLKTQLNYWLQQLNNIPALLQLPTDRPRPAVQSFMGKKHTLTLPQHLSAAVKDFSQQEGVTVFMTFLATYQTLLYSLSHQEDIVVGSPVAGRNHSKTQGLIGFFINTLVLRTNLSGNPTFRELLGRVKKVAIEGYSHQDVPFEKLVEELQPKRNLSYNPLFQVMFIFQNTGIPSIELPELTWKPQEVDSGTSKFDLKLSIWENAANFQGSIEYQTDLFNAATISRMANHFELLLQTIVNQPNISLQDLAASVAKFEQKQLETISLQKLKLSKRTAISQG; encoded by the coding sequence ATGCCAGAAAGTACAACAGATCTGCCTGAGAATTGCCAAGAAGTCTCAATTATCAAATGTTCAACATTAGTTGATGTGCTACGGCACAGAAGTAGCCAACAAGCAAATATACAGGCTTTCACCTTTCTGCAAGATGGCGAGACGCAGATAGCAACGCTGACTTACCAAGAATTAGATCGGCAAAGTTGCGCGATCGCTTCGCAACTGCAAACATTAGGTTTAAGTGGTGAGCGTGCCTTATTACTTTACCCACCGGGAATAGATTATTTACCAGCCTTCTTTGGGTGTTTGTATGCCAAGGTAGTAGCAGTTCCCGCATATCCGCCACGCAACCAACGCAACACCCCAAGAATTTTGGCAATTATCAAAGATGCTCAACCAAAAGTCATCCTCACAACAACAGCAATTCTGGCGCAGTTGCAGTCTTTACTGGCTGATAAATTTGCGATAGATAATATTCACTGGTTCACTACCGACAACCTCGCACCAGATGTAGAACAAGCTTGGCAAGAGCCGAAAATTAATATAGATACTCTGGCATTTCTGCAATATACTTCCGGTTCCACTGGTACACCCAAAGGTGTCATGCTCAGTCATGGCAACTTGCTCCACAATGCAGAAGTCACACGCCAGTATATGGAACATACTTCTAGGAGTAAGTTTATTACTTGGTTGCCTGTCTATCATGATATGGGATTGATTGGTGGCGTATTGCAACCTTTGTATAGTGGTTTTCCTTGTATTATGATGCCGCCAGCGGCTTTTCTCCAGAAACCTTACCGTTGGTTACAGGCGATTTCTCATTATCGAGGTACTACCAGCGGCGCTCCCAACTTTGCCTATGAACTGTGCATTGAAAAAATTACCCCAGAACAACGTTCAACCCTAGATTTAAGTAGTTGGAATGTGGCATTTAATGGCGCTGAACCCATTCGCCACGAGACTCTAGAAAAGTTCGCCACCACCTTTGCTGAATGTGGATTTTGTCCAGAAGCTTTTTATCCTTGTTATGGTATGGCAGAAGCCACTTTGATGGTATCTGGCAGCGTCAAATCTGCGTTAGTGCGGAGTTTATCTCTGCAAAAAAGCGATTTAGAAGGCAATCATGTCATAGATGCAGTTACCAATACAGATAGCTCCACAACATTAGTTAGCTGTGGTCGAGTTGTACCACAACAGCAGATTGTGATTGCTAACCCAGAAACATTAACCAGTTGTGATCCCGATGAAGTGGGAGAAATTTGGGTGTCTGGGCCGAGTATTGGTCATGGCTACTGGAACTGTCCAGAAGAAACAGAGCAAACTTTCCACGCCTATTTGCAAGATACAAAAGAAGGGCCATTTTTGCGGACTGGAGACTTGGGCTTTTTACATAATGGTGAGCTTTTTATTACTGGTCGAGCTAAAGATTTAATTATCATTAGAGGCCGTAACCTTTATCCACAAGATATAGAACTGACCGCAGAACGTAGTCATCCATCTTTACGTAGTGGTAGTAATGCGGCATTTGCAATTGAAGTAGATAATGAAGAACGGTTAGTAGTGGTGCAAGAGTTAGAGTTTCGCGCCAAACCTAATTTAGAAGAAGTTACAAGGGCAATTCGTCAGGCTGTAGCCCAAGAACATGATGTACAAGTTTATGCAGTTGTTTTAATTAAAGCTGGCACTATCCCTAAGACTTCTAGTGGTAAGATTCAACGCCGTAGTTGTCAAGCAGAGTTGCTTGCAGATAAGTTGCAAGTAGTCAATCAGAGTATTTTAGATAGTAGTGAAGATTTAGACAAAACCAGCCTGATAAAAAATGATAATTCTCTAACTGCATACTTGCAAGAATTGATAGCCAAAGCCTTAAAAATCCCAGTTCATAAATTACCGCTTCAACAACCCCTAACAACTTTGGGTATAGATTCCTTGATAGCTTTTGACATCAAAAATGCGATTGAAGTAGATTTTAGGGTGAGTGTATCTATCAATGACCTTTTGCAAGATGCCAGTATTGAGTATCTAGCACAGCAAATTGTGGCTGAGGCGAAAGATATTATCCCAAAACAGTTGGAATTAAAGCCAATTTCGCGGGAAGGACAACTACCTTTGTGTTTGGCGCAAGAACGCTTGTGGTTTTTAGAGCAATTAGAACCAGGAAATCCATTTTATAATGTAGCGATCGCCATCCAACTCAATGGCACACTCAACATTACAATTCTCCAGCAAAGTCTCAATGCAATTGTCCAGCGTCACGAAAGCTTACGCACCAGCTTTACATCTGTAGCTGGACAACCTGTGCCAATCATTCATCCTTGTGTGGATGTGCAACTAGCTATTGAAGACTGCACTATCTGGAAATCTATAGAAATTCTCATCCAAGAGGAAGCCCAAAAACCTTTTGACTTATCCCAAGCACCACTGCTAAGGGCAAAACTTTTGTGTCTATCAGCCAATCAACATTTGCTCCTGTTAACCACACATCATATTATTTCTGATGGTTGGTCAGTGGGCGTTCTCATCCAAGAACTAGCAACAGTCTATCAAGCTTTTATAGAGGGCAAAGCTTTTCCTCTGGCTGAACTACCCATTCAATACGCTGATTTTGCTTACTGGCAAAGACAATGGCTGCAACAAGAGGTGCTAAAAACCCAACTAAATTATTGGTTGCAACAACTTAATAACATCCCAGCTTTATTACAACTACCAACAGATAGACCAAGACCTGCTGTCCAGAGCTTTATGGGCAAAAAGCACACACTGACATTACCTCAACATCTGAGTGCAGCCGTCAAAGATTTCAGTCAGCAAGAAGGCGTAACAGTCTTTATGACATTTTTAGCAACTTACCAAACACTGTTATATTCCTTATCCCATCAAGAAGATATTGTTGTGGGTTCTCCTGTGGCTGGGCGTAACCATAGCAAAACACAAGGATTAATTGGCTTCTTTATCAATACTTTAGTGTTGCGTACTAATTTGAGTGGGAATCCTACTTTTCGAGAGTTATTAGGCCGAGTCAAAAAAGTTGCTATAGAAGGCTATAGCCATCAAGACGTACCTTTTGAAAAGCTGGTAGAAGAGTTACAACCAAAACGCAACCTCAGCTATAACCCTTTATTTCAGGTAATGTTTATTTTTCAAAATACAGGGATACCATCAATTGAACTTCCAGAATTAACTTGGAAACCGCAAGAAGTAGATAGTGGTACATCAAAATTTGATTTGAAACTGAGCATTTGGGAAAATGCAGCCAACTTTCAAGGTTCAATTGAGTACCAAACAGACTTATTTAATGCTGCAACTATCAGCCGGATGGCTAATCATTTTGAACTATTGTTGCAAACCATAGTTAATCAGCCAAATATCTCCTTACAAGATTTAGCTGCTAGTGTTGCCAAGTTTGAGCAAAAACAATTAGAAACTATCAGTCTGCAAAAACTGAAGTTGAGTAAACGCACTGCAATTAGTCAAGGATAA
- a CDS encoding taurine catabolism dioxygenase TauD/TfdA — MMISNSVKPSLKSLGVAKRQAITDVVRITPLIKENSLPLLIQATVEGVNLVAWAANNQELIKKSLLQYGGILFRNFQVTEVAEFQQFIRVVAGELLEYRDRSSPRSAIQGKIYTSTDHPANQKILLHSENSYAANWPLKIFFYCVTPAQQGGETPIADIRKVYQKISPTVLEKFAKKQVMYLRNFGDGFGLPWQTVFQTNQPEKVAEFCYQNHIKFEWKAKNKLRTYSIRPAIAKHPITGEYVWFNHALFFHISSLETNIRESLLAEFKEEDIPHNTYYGDGSPIEPEVLHEIRTAYQQETVVFPWLTGDILMLDNMLTAHGRKPFFGNRKVVVGMAEAYSTDD; from the coding sequence ATGATGATTTCCAATTCTGTAAAACCTAGTCTGAAAAGTTTAGGCGTTGCCAAACGGCAAGCTATCACAGATGTAGTGAGAATCACACCATTAATAAAGGAAAATTCTTTACCGTTGCTCATCCAAGCAACTGTGGAAGGAGTTAATTTAGTTGCTTGGGCAGCTAACAATCAAGAATTGATTAAAAAATCTTTACTCCAGTATGGGGGTATTTTATTTCGTAACTTTCAAGTAACAGAAGTAGCGGAATTTCAGCAGTTTATTCGAGTAGTTGCAGGAGAGTTATTAGAATATCGCGATCGCTCCTCACCTCGCAGTGCAATTCAAGGTAAAATTTACACATCTACAGACCATCCAGCTAACCAAAAAATTTTGCTGCATAGCGAAAATTCTTATGCGGCTAACTGGCCTTTAAAAATATTCTTTTATTGTGTGACCCCAGCCCAACAAGGAGGAGAAACACCCATCGCTGATATTCGCAAAGTCTATCAAAAAATTTCTCCTACAGTTCTCGAAAAGTTCGCTAAGAAACAAGTAATGTACCTCCGCAATTTTGGCGATGGATTTGGCTTACCTTGGCAAACTGTGTTTCAAACAAATCAACCAGAAAAAGTTGCGGAATTTTGTTACCAAAATCATATAAAATTTGAATGGAAAGCAAAAAATAAACTAAGAACTTACTCTATTCGTCCTGCGATCGCTAAACATCCAATCACAGGTGAGTATGTTTGGTTTAATCATGCCTTATTTTTCCATATCTCTAGCTTAGAAACGAACATCCGTGAGTCGTTATTAGCAGAATTTAAGGAAGAAGATATACCACATAATACTTATTACGGAGATGGTTCACCAATTGAACCAGAAGTATTACATGAAATTCGTACTGCTTACCAACAAGAAACAGTAGTTTTTCCTTGGTTGACTGGAGATATTTTGATGCTAGATAATATGCTCACCGCCCACGGAAGAAAACCATTTTTTGGTAACAGAAAAGTAGTTGTCGGTATGGCAGAAGCATATAGTACAGATGATTAA
- a CDS encoding amino acid adenylation — protein sequence MFQEIQGFQLSPQQKHLWQLQQTDSQIYQVKAAVSITGNLDIQLLRNALGTVVNRHEILRTNYKCLPGMTIPVQVITEPKLNWDKNYDLTKYTSEVQQEKLQLLFQQFSQQDLILEVGNHLHLALVTLAVNQYVLFISLPALSADRETLKSLIREISYIYADKYNTQAEIMQYADLAMWQNELLSAADTEAGREYWNKQDFSAIQALQLPIEKENVSELGFQPQTHTFRLDAYLVEQIETQYQSVLANFLLACWNILLWRLTGQDNIVIGVGTNGRKYQELESSLGLLSKYLPVKCELKEDLTLALLLNELSQTLSENYNYQEYFSVNILKDVAANNQILLPISFEYDEIREKYNFGDISFTIENLAACIDNYQLKLACVRQDNFIDVEIAYNSNYFAAADIQRLAEQLQTLIQSAISEPKAAINQLKILSNSEIQILSELNNTKLVYPVNQCIHHLFEAQVARTPDKVALVFAEQQLTYEQLNHRANQIAHHLQKLGVGAEVLVGLCVERSLDFVLGILGILKAGGAYIPLDPTYPQERLAYMLQNSQPKVLLTKECLIKELPAHSATVFCLDIDGDVIAQESTENLHQTAVAANLAYLIYTSGSTGKPKGVRVTHTNLCHYVQAMQTALGIVGEDRYLHTASIAFSSSVRQLMVPLTKGATVVIATAEQRKDPLVLLAEVQQQQVTVIDIVPSYWRNCNHLLSSLQPEVRTKLLNNNLRLIVSASEPLLSDICTQWRFGFQHNASLINMFGQTETCGIVAVNLIEMGEAPPSAIAQNEPIKIVPLGRPIANTQIYILDQYLQPLPMGVAGELYIAGLGIGQGYLHRPDLTADRFIPNPFSTEPGTRLYKTGDLGRYLPDGTVEFIGRSDHQVKIRGFRIELAEIETVLCQHPSVREAVVIAREDAGEKRLVAYLVSNDENLQNSNFSNCRSFLKERLPDYMLPAHFVMLEALPLTPNGKINRQALPTLEQIQLQTNAQKTPLTPVEEVIAGIWAQILSIGQVNIDENFFELGGHSLLATQVVSQLRTAFQIDLPLRSLFEYPTVTTLAEHIEIAQKAGRQLQLPPIQPVGRDGVFPLAFAQIRLWFLAQLDPGSSTYNLSRALKLQGALNITALEQSLNEIISRHEVLRTSFTCVDEQPVQVINYDCSIKIPIINLQDLSAEARETEVKKLLKQEAQTSFDLTTAPLLKTLLIQLAAQEYVLIFTIHHIIADGWSAGVIVRELAALYESFYNNKSSQLSELPIQYGDFAIWQRQWLQGEIFQQQMNYWKQQLSGSLPVLELPTDRPRSAIQTFAGRKQFFTIPPTLTTALKTLSQQEGVTLFMTLLAAFQTLLYRYTGQEDILVGSPIANRNCKEIEELIGCFVNTIVLRANVAGNLSFRDLLKRVREVTLGAYSHQDLPFEQLVEELQPNRNLSHTPLFQVMFALQNAPMSELKLPGLSINIEEVDTETSRFDLTLFLTETHQGLIGVFEYNSDLFDAETIIRILGNFQTLLDGVVSNPELGC from the coding sequence ATGTTTCAAGAAATTCAGGGTTTTCAACTTTCACCCCAACAAAAGCATTTATGGCAACTACAACAAACTGATAGCCAGATATATCAGGTGAAAGCTGCTGTCTCCATTACTGGAAATCTTGATATTCAATTACTCAGAAATGCGCTAGGAACAGTTGTAAATCGGCATGAAATTCTACGTACTAATTATAAATGTCTGCCAGGGATGACAATTCCTGTACAAGTAATTACTGAACCTAAACTAAATTGGGATAAAAACTATGATTTGACTAAATATACAAGTGAAGTACAGCAAGAAAAATTACAATTATTATTTCAGCAATTTAGTCAACAAGACTTGATTTTAGAAGTTGGGAATCATTTACATTTAGCCTTAGTAACTTTAGCTGTTAATCAATATGTTCTATTTATCAGTTTACCTGCATTATCAGCAGATAGGGAAACGCTGAAAAGTTTAATTAGAGAAATTAGCTATATTTATGCTGATAAATATAATACTCAAGCAGAAATAATGCAGTATGCTGACTTGGCAATGTGGCAGAATGAATTATTGTCAGCAGCAGACACAGAAGCAGGTAGAGAATACTGGAATAAGCAAGATTTTTCTGCTATACAAGCCTTGCAATTACCTATAGAAAAAGAGAATGTTTCAGAATTAGGATTTCAGCCCCAAACTCATACTTTCAGACTAGATGCTTATCTGGTAGAGCAAATAGAAACACAGTATCAATCTGTATTAGCTAATTTCTTATTAGCTTGCTGGAATATTTTGCTGTGGCGGCTTACAGGACAAGATAATATAGTTATAGGAGTAGGTACCAATGGGCGGAAATATCAAGAGCTAGAATCTAGTTTAGGTTTATTATCAAAATATCTGCCTGTAAAGTGCGAATTAAAAGAAGATTTAACTTTAGCATTGCTTTTAAATGAACTTAGCCAAACTCTTAGCGAAAATTATAACTATCAAGAATATTTTAGCGTCAATATCTTAAAAGATGTAGCGGCAAATAATCAGATTTTATTGCCAATTAGTTTTGAGTATGACGAAATTAGAGAAAAGTATAACTTTGGAGATATATCATTTACTATTGAAAATTTAGCAGCTTGCATTGATAACTACCAACTTAAACTAGCTTGTGTTCGGCAAGATAATTTTATTGATGTAGAAATTGCATATAATAGTAACTATTTTGCAGCGGCAGATATTCAACGTTTAGCAGAACAGTTACAAACATTAATTCAAAGTGCAATTTCAGAACCTAAAGCAGCAATAAATCAGTTAAAAATTCTCAGTAACAGTGAAATACAAATACTATCTGAGCTTAACAATACTAAACTAGTTTACCCTGTCAATCAGTGCATCCATCACTTATTTGAAGCACAAGTAGCCAGAACTCCTGATAAAGTTGCTCTAGTTTTTGCTGAACAACAGCTTACTTACGAGCAATTAAATCATCGTGCTAATCAAATTGCTCATCACTTGCAAAAATTGGGTGTGGGTGCAGAGGTATTAGTAGGATTGTGCGTCGAACGTTCTTTAGATTTTGTCTTGGGTATTTTGGGGATTCTCAAAGCTGGTGGTGCATACATACCATTAGACCCCACATATCCCCAAGAACGCTTGGCGTATATGTTGCAAAACTCCCAACCAAAAGTCTTATTGACTAAAGAGTGTTTGATTAAAGAGTTACCAGCACATTCAGCAACAGTATTTTGCTTAGATATAGACGGAGATGTAATCGCCCAGGAATCAACAGAAAATCTACATCAGACAGCCGTTGCAGCTAACTTAGCATATCTAATTTACACCTCTGGCTCAACAGGCAAACCCAAGGGAGTTAGAGTCACTCATACTAATTTGTGTCACTATGTCCAAGCGATGCAAACAGCGCTGGGTATTGTAGGAGAAGATAGATACTTACACACCGCATCAATTGCTTTCTCATCTTCTGTCAGACAGTTGATGGTACCTCTAACAAAGGGGGCAACTGTCGTGATTGCAACTGCCGAACAGCGGAAAGACCCCTTGGTGTTGTTGGCAGAAGTTCAGCAACAACAGGTGACAGTTATTGATATCGTTCCTTCTTATTGGCGGAACTGCAATCATCTTTTGAGTAGTTTACAACCAGAAGTCAGAACAAAGCTTTTAAACAACAACTTACGCTTAATTGTCTCAGCTAGTGAACCTTTGTTATCTGATATTTGCACTCAATGGCGGTTTGGGTTCCAACACAATGCCAGTTTGATCAATATGTTTGGTCAGACAGAGACCTGTGGTATAGTTGCAGTCAATTTAATTGAGATGGGCGAAGCACCGCCTTCGGCGATCGCACAAAACGAACCAATAAAAATCGTCCCTCTTGGTCGCCCCATTGCCAACACCCAAATCTATATTTTGGATCAATACCTACAACCTCTACCAATGGGTGTCGCTGGTGAATTATATATTGCTGGCTTAGGTATTGGTCAAGGTTATCTGCATCGCCCAGATTTGACAGCCGACAGATTTATTCCCAACCCCTTCAGCACAGAACCGGGAACAAGGCTCTACAAAACCGGAGACTTAGGCCGTTACTTACCAGATGGAACAGTTGAATTTATTGGTCGTAGCGACCACCAAGTAAAAATTCGCGGTTTCCGTATCGAATTAGCAGAAATAGAAACTGTGCTGTGCCAACATCCATCGGTGCGAGAAGCGGTAGTTATTGCTAGGGAAGATGCTGGAGAAAAAAGATTAGTTGCTTATTTAGTATCTAACGATGAGAATCTCCAGAATTCTAACTTTAGTAATTGTCGCAGCTTTTTAAAAGAAAGATTACCTGATTATATGCTGCCTGCTCACTTTGTGATGTTGGAAGCATTACCCTTAACACCTAATGGGAAAATTAACCGTCAAGCATTACCAACACTAGAACAAATACAACTGCAAACAAACGCACAAAAAACGCCTCTTACTCCCGTAGAAGAAGTGATAGCCGGAATTTGGGCGCAAATTTTGAGTATTGGACAAGTAAATATTGATGAAAACTTCTTTGAGTTAGGTGGTCATTCTCTATTAGCTACTCAAGTTGTTTCTCAATTACGCACAGCCTTTCAAATAGATTTACCTTTGCGGAGTTTGTTTGAATATCCCACAGTCACTACACTGGCAGAACATATCGAGATAGCCCAAAAAGCCGGAAGACAACTACAATTACCACCTATTCAACCAGTTGGGCGAGACGGTGTATTCCCACTTGCTTTTGCCCAAATCAGGTTGTGGTTTTTGGCACAATTAGACCCAGGAAGTAGTACTTATAACCTGTCTCGCGCCTTAAAGTTGCAAGGGGCGCTGAATATCACAGCCTTAGAACAAAGTTTGAACGAAATTATCAGTCGTCATGAAGTACTGCGAACCAGTTTTACTTGTGTAGATGAACAACCAGTCCAGGTAATTAATTATGATTGCAGTATAAAAATTCCCATAATCAACCTTCAAGATTTATCTGCTGAGGCGCGAGAAACAGAAGTTAAAAAACTGCTTAAACAAGAAGCACAAACCAGCTTTGATTTAACTACAGCCCCACTATTGAAAACCTTACTTATACAATTAGCTGCACAAGAATATGTATTAATATTTACTATTCATCATATTATTGCTGATGGCTGGTCAGCAGGTGTAATTGTCCGCGAACTTGCCGCACTTTATGAATCATTTTATAACAACAAATCTTCTCAACTTTCAGAATTACCTATTCAGTATGGAGATTTTGCTATTTGGCAGCGTCAATGGTTGCAGGGCGAAATTTTTCAGCAACAAATGAACTACTGGAAACAGCAATTAAGTGGTAGTCTACCAGTATTAGAACTGCCAACCGATAGACCAAGGTCTGCTATTCAAACTTTTGCTGGAAGAAAACAATTTTTCACGATTCCTCCTACTTTAACCACTGCACTGAAAACTTTGAGCCAGCAGGAAGGAGTCACATTATTTATGACTCTTTTAGCAGCATTTCAAACATTACTTTATCGATACACTGGACAAGAAGATATTCTCGTTGGTTCACCCATTGCTAACCGCAACTGCAAGGAAATAGAAGAGCTAATTGGCTGTTTTGTCAATACCATAGTATTGCGGGCTAACGTGGCAGGTAATCTGAGTTTTCGGGACTTACTTAAACGAGTTAGAGAAGTTACTTTAGGCGCATATTCTCATCAAGATTTGCCCTTTGAACAGTTGGTAGAAGAACTACAACCAAACCGCAATTTGAGTCATACACCACTGTTTCAGGTAATGTTTGCCCTCCAGAATGCCCCAATGTCCGAACTGAAACTGCCTGGTTTAAGTATTAACATAGAGGAAGTAGATACAGAAACATCTAGATTTGATTTAACTCTATTTTTAACAGAAACTCATCAAGGTTTGATAGGAGTATTTGAATATAATAGTGATTTATTTGACGCTGAAACTATCATTAGAATCCTGGGTAATTTTCAGACATTATTAGATGGGGTGGTAAGTAATCCTGAACTAGGGTGTTGA